CCCCTCTAGTAGGAAAGAAGCTATGATCCCATCTGTCTACTTTTAAAAATGCAAAGAAATTGAAGAAAGACTGTGAAAACTGTGAATTATTCACACCAAAATCAATTCCAATATTATTTCGCAAACTGGAAACTTCCATTTGCACCCCACCACCTAATGATACATTTCTTCGACTTATTGACTGTAAATACAATTCCACCAATAAATTTGACATCTGATATTCACCCACTTTATCTTTACCATTTAAATAATCGATAAAAGAAAAGCTAAACCATTTGGTAGCAAATCCGAAACTAGGTAACAAACTTCTATTCTGATAATATTTCAAACCTAAATGAGGATTCTCACTTAAGCCAAGAGTAGTTTCAAGAAGTGTATTTTTGAAAAGCAAATTCCTAAACCGACTGGTGACCAATATACCTGCCTTATAATCAGAATCGTAATGAAGACCCAAACCAATACTCCCTAACTCATCTTCCTCCACTTCTATCTTTAGGATTGCACCTTGTTTGCCTGGAATCAAACTGTACTTTGCCGTTTTGAAAAACAAACTTCCATAAACCTGCTCTATCGCCCCCTCCAAATCTTCAATTTCTACCACATCCCCCTTTTTCTCATTAAAAAGCTTTTTTAAGGTTTGGGTAGAAACAATCTCGTTTCCAACTACAACAACAGAATCTAAAACAAAGTGCGAGATGGGCTGAAGGTCTCTTATCTTTAATTCATAATCGGGAAACTTTTTAAGATATGATGCTAAACTATCCAACCGTGACTTATTCTTCAGACCAGCCCTTTCTCCACGCAGCATGATACTATCATAATCAGCAAATGAGCCTACTCCATATCCTGTAATATCAGGTTGAATATAGTAATCTACATATTTCATGGCTGTATCGTTCAATGCTTTTCGATAAAACCCTGCACTTCTATCAAGTATTGAAGTAATTGTATTCAGATCCTCCACTTTATAATCGATATGGCTCTGCACATCCACTCCAATAATAATATCGCATCCTCGCTCAGCTAATTCCTTTGCAGGAAAATTATTTACCAAACCTCCATCAACCACAAGCTTCCCTTTAACCACAACAGGGGTAAATACTGTTGGAATAGCCATACTTGCTCTCATAGCTTCTGCCAAACTCCCATCTTCAATTATCACCGACTCTCCATTTGCAA
The Lentimicrobium sp. L6 genome window above contains:
- a CDS encoding patatin-like phospholipase family protein encodes the protein MKRTILLLMLILFSLNLIAEPVKLDTTRKTRPKVGLVLSGGGAKGFAHIGALKVIRDAGIEVDYVAGTSMGSIVGGLYAIGYSPEFIENLVRSQNWTDLLLDKISRRQLSLDEKNYNEQQFISFPVTKEKISLPFGIKYGQNISLLLSTLTTPVYQHHSFKDFQTPFLCIGTAIANGESVIIEDGSLAEAMRASMAIPTVFTPVVVKGKLVVDGGLVNNFPAKELAERGCDIIIGVDVQSHIDYKVEDLNTITSILDRSAGFYRKALNDTAMKYVDYYIQPDITGYGVGSFADYDSIMLRGERAGLKNKSRLDSLASYLKKFPDYELKIRDLQPISHFVLDSVVVVGNEIVSTQTLKKLFNEKKGDVVEIEDLEGAIEQVYGSLFFKTAKYSLIPGKQGAILKIEVEEDELGSIGLGLHYDSDYKAGILVTSRFRNLLFKNTLLETTLGLSENPHLGLKYYQNRSLLPSFGFATKWFSFSFIDYLNGKDKVGEYQMSNLLVELYLQSISRRNVSLGGGVQMEVSSLRNNIGIDFGVNNSQFSQSFFNFFAFLKVDRWDHSFFPTRGGKVDVNAVFITEFLQGGNLNFGEKATILSGTYDKAIPLSSKWTFRPRVSLGLTFGTGIYVSHMFMLGGQGAHYLPGMTSFSGLNVFQLYGTQMLAGRLRLQYNIHKRHYLMATVDVGNTTFIKSDLFYVDNSAIGYGLTWGYDSVIGPVELSVMGSNYRTISGFLNIGFWF